GAAAGCCACTAGGCTCATGTCGGTTCAGATCCTGGCCACCCTCCTCTGGGGGACAGCGACCGTGCATGCTCCGGCGCAGACTCCCCAGGCCTACGTGGCCACGGCTCCCATCCGAGCCGCTGAATCCGACAGTGTGCGGATTCAGCGGCTCCGCGTCTTGGTGGAGGCTGCCGAAAAGGCCCTGGAGGCCGAGGATGAAGACGGGGCCGAGGCCCGTTCCGACGAAGCCGATGTCCTCACCGCCGACTGGTCGCTGGACCTTCTGAAACAGCCTGAGGTTCAGGGATTGCTCCAGCGCCTGAAAGAAGTGCAGGACCAGCTGTCTGAGGAGGAAGAACCAGAGCCGGAACCAGGCCTCAAGGCCCCGGAAGAAGTGGTCTCCATCAGCGGCGAGGAACTGCGGGCGGAGTTGGAATTGGTCCGCAGCGCCGAGCAAGGCGCCACGTATGATTTCCCCATCGATCTCAATGACAAGGTGCTCACCTGGGTGAGCCTGTTTAGCACCACCAAGCGCGGCTTCATGGAGAACGCGCTGGGGCGGGCTTCCCAGTACATGCCCATGATCCGCCAGGTCTTCGCGGAGGAAGGCATCCCCTCCGATCTGGCCTACCTGGCGGTCATCGAATCCGGTTTCCGGAATGAGGCCAAGAGCCGAGCGAAGGCCGTGGGCATGTGGCAGTTCATCCGCTCCACCGGCCGCATCTACGGCCTCAGCGGCAACGCCTGGGTGGAAGAGCGCCGCGATCCGGTGAAGGCCACGCGCGCCGCAGCGCGCTACCTGAAGCGGCTCTACGAAATCACCGGCGACTGGTACCTCGCGGCATCCAGCTACAACGCCGGCCCCCTCACGCTGGATCGGGCCATCCAGAACCTGGGCACCCGGAATTTCTGGGATCTGGCGCGCTCGCGCTGGCTGCGCACCGAGACGAAGAACTACATTCCCGAGCTCTGCGCCGCCATCCTCATCGGCCGCAACCCCGAACGTTATGGTGTGCACATTGTTCCTCTCACGCCCTACACCTACGAAACGGTGAATGTGGCGAGCATGACCAGTCTCTCGGTGCTGGCCCGTTGCGCCAATACCGATGCCGCCACATTGAAGGCGCTGAACCCGGAGCTGCTTCGAGGGTCCACACCTCCTGGGGCATACCTTCTGCGTGTGCCCCCGGGGAAGGCACTGGAATGCCTGCGGCAGCTGGCCAAGATGCCCGCCGGGAAGCGGCTGGATTTCCAGACCTACACCATTCGCAAAGGCGACACTCCGGCCAAGGTGGCCAAGCGCTTCAAGCTGACCCCAGAGGATCTGCTGGAGGCCAACGATCTCGCGGCCAAGCAATTCAAGCCGGGCAAGCGGATTCTGCTGCCGCCGCCGCCGGTACTGGCCCTGGAGGATCGCGACCTGGGCTCCACACCCGAGCGTGCCAAGGCCCTGGGTGACCGGCCCCTGGCCCCACTCCCAGCGGCACCCCGCGAGGTGGATGAGCCGACGCCCCGCGTATCCGCCGAACCTGCCGCTGCTGCGCCCGTTCCAGCATCTGCGGTCCAGATCCCGGTGACCACTCCTCAGGTGCAGAATCCCGTTCCGCCTGCGAACAAGCCGGAGTCGAACCACGCGGAGTCGGTTGCGGCCAAACCCATTGCGCCCGAACCCACCAAGGAGGCGACCGTCATCCGCGCCAAGAAGGGCGACACCTTGGCCAGGCTGGCCCGTGCCCATCAGGTTCCCTTGGGAGAACTCCTGCGGCTGAATCCAGAGGCCCGGAAGGCGCTGCACCCCGGCGATGAGGTCCGTCTCCCTGGATCCGCGCCCCGTCTCGCGAAGGCGACAGCCCCTGCCGCAGCCACCCTGCACCGGGTCCAGAAGGGTGAGACCCTGGCTTCCATCGCCCGCAAGTACGGCGTGGATCCCAAGGATCTCAAGGTCTGGAATCGGCTGAAGGGCGACCGGATCCTCCTGGGCCAGAAGATGCGCGTCACACCTCCGTGATCAGTGCTTGCAGAAGTGCGGAAGGAGTGTGATACTGGTTCTTCCCCATTGGGGCCATAGCTCAGCTGGGAGAGCGCTTGCATGGCATGCAAGAGGTCGTCGGTTCGATCCCGATTGGCTCCACCAAACAGAAGGCCACCGCAAGGTGGCCTTCTTGCTTCAAGCTGAAGGTTTCCGGACATGCTCGCATCCCTGAACCACGTGGATCTTCGATTCGGCCCCCAAGAGGTGCTGAAGGACGCCACCTGGGCCATCCAGGAGGGCGAGTGCTGGGGTGTCATTGGCCGCAACGGCGCGGGCAAGAGTACGGTGTTCAAGCTGCTTCTGGGCCAACTGGAAGCCGACAGCGGCACCGTGGTGCGGCCCACCAAGGAACGCGGCATTCGCATGGGCCACTACGCCCAGGATCTCGTTCCTGAAACCGATGGCAGCGTGCTGGAAGAAGCCCTGGCGGCCTTCGGCGATGTGGAGCGCTTGCAGCACGAGATGCGCGAACTGGAACACCGCATGAGCGAGCCTGGCGTCGCGCTCGATGACGTCATGGAGCGCTACCAGAGGGTCACGGAAGCCTTCGAGCACCTGGATGGCTTCAGCATCCGCGCGCGGGCCGAGAGCATTCTTCAATCCCTCGGTTTCAGCGCCGCCGACTTCGAGCGTCCCGTGGAAACCCTGTCCGGCGGGCAGAAGAGCCGCGTGATGCTGGCCAAGGCCATCCTCCAGGGCCTGGATCTGCTGCTGCTCGATGAACCCACGAACCACCTGGATCTGCCCAGCCTGCGCTGGCTGGAGGATTTCATCCAGGGCACCGATGCCACGGTGGCCGTCATCAGCCATGACCGCTACTTCCTGGATAAGATCGCCACCGAAATTCTGGAGCTGGAGCTAGGCCGTTCGCGGGTCTACGAGGGCAACTACTCCGAATTCATGGAGAAGAAGGAACAGGAGCTGGAACTGCTGGAGCGCCACTACGAGCAGCAGCAGGCCTACATCAAGAACCAGGAAGAATACATCCGCCGCAACATCGCCGGGCAGAACACCAAGCAGGCCCGCGGCCGCCGCACGCATCTCGCCAAGTTGGATCGCATCCAGAAACCCCTGCGCGACGGCCGCAAGGTGAAGTTCACGTTCCCGGAAACCCAGCGCGGCGGCGACGTGGCCCTGGTGCTGGAAAAGGCCAGCGTGGGCTGGGGTGGGAAGCCGCTCTACGAACCGTTGGAACAGCTGCAGATCAAGCGCGGGCAGAAGGTGGGCATCGTGGGCCTGAACGGTACGGGCAAGTCCACCCTGCTGAAAGCCATCGCAGAGGAGATCCCATTCATCACCGGCCAGGCACGGCTGGGCAGCCAGGTGAAACTGGGCTATTTCGATCAGCACCACAAGAACCTCGATCCCCGCAACACGGTCTTCCAGCAGATCCACGGCGTGAATCCGCAAGCCCTGAAGCAGGATGTGCTGGGCTTCCTGGCCAAATTCCAGTTCCGTGGCGATGAGGTGGACAAACCCGTCACGGCGCTCTCTGGCGGTGAGCGCGCGCGCCTCAGCATCGCCACGCTCATCCGTCAGGGCGTGAATCTGCTGCTGTTGGACGAGCCCACCAACCACATGGACATCCCCAGCATGGAGGCGATGGAGGACACCATCCTCAGCTTCACCGGGGCGGCCATCGTGGTGACCCACGACCGCTACCTGCTGGGGCGTGTGGCGGATTCCCTGCTGCGCATCCACGAGGGCAAGGCTGAGTTCCGCGAAGGCGGCTACGAGGATCACCAGGCCTGGGTGGATCTGGACCTCGGGGCTGAGGATGAAGCTGGCAGCGCCGAGCCTGAAGCCCCAGCCAAGAAGCCCGCTTCGCCCCAGGCCAAACCGAGCTCTGCGGTGAAGCCGCAGAGCCAGCCGCCGGTCAAGCCCGTGGCCATCGACAAGGACAAGCAGCGCGCCATCAAGCGCTACGAAAAACAGGTGGCCGAAGCCGAGGCCAAGGTGACCGAACTGGAAGCAAAACTGGCCGCAATCCAGCAGGAGATGGCCGCCATGGACCCCGCGGACTGGCAGGCCTTCAGTGCCAAGCTGGATGCCCAGAAGGCCCTGGAAGCCGATCTGGCCTACGCCATGAGCGATTGGGAGGCCGCGCAGGGCGCTCTGGAGGAAGCTCAGCGTTGAGGCGGTGCTAGCATCAGGAAACCCCTGAGGCTTTCATGACTGCATTCCGTGGCGCCCACGTCCTCATCACCGGTGCGGCCAGCGGCCTGGGCCGTCTCATGGCCCTGGATGCTGTGCAGCGCGGGGCGCGCGTGACCCTGCTGGATCGGGATGCGAAAGGGTTGGGCCTCGTCTGCGACGAGATCCAGGCGCTGAAGGGCGACGCCGAAGGCTTCGTGGTGGATCTGTCCAGCCGCGAGGCCATCCAGGCCACCTGCGCCGAGGTGCTGCAATCCCGCGGCCCGGTGGGCATCCTCATCAACAACGCGGGCATCGTGTCGGGCAAGCCGCTGTTGGAATGCAGCGATGAAGCCATCGAGCGCACCTTCCAGGTGAACACCCTGGCCCTGTTCTGGATGGTGCGGGCCTTCCTGCCCGCCATGATGGCGGCGGGCGGGGGGCATGTCGTCACCGTGGCTTCCGCGGCAGGTCTGGCGGGCACCTCGCGCCTGGTGGACTACAGCGCCTCCAAGTTCGCCGCCGTGGGCTTCGATGAGTCCCTGCGCATGGAACTGAAACGCCTCGGCAGTCCGGTGCGAACCACGGTGGTATGCCCTTTCTTCATCGACACGGGCATGTTCGAGGGCGTGAAGACCCGCTTCGCCTGGCTGTTGCCCATCCTCAAGCCCGATTATGTGGTGCGCCGCGTCATGGGGGCCATCGCCAGCAACCGCGCCCGGCTCATCCTGCCGCGCTTCGTGTGGACCGTGCCCGTGGTGCGCGCCCTGCCGCCCTTCCTTTTCGACGCGGTGCTGAGCTTCTTCGGAGTGAACCGCAGCATGGACGAGTTCGTGGGAAGGCACTGATCCGGCGGGCCTCGACAAGCGGGAACACAGAGAACACGGAGTTCCCACAGAGATCACAGAGGAAAGCGGAGCGCTTGTCGATGTCTTCTCTGCGTCCTCTCTGCGGCTTCTGTGTCCTTTGTGTTCCGCTTTTAGCTTCAGAAATAGCGCAGGGTCAGGTCGATCATCCGCCGCACGAAGCCGGTGTAGGGCGGGTACATGAGCTGGATGGCGGAGAAGCGCG
This sequence is a window from Geothrix sp. PMB-07. Protein-coding genes within it:
- a CDS encoding LysM peptidoglycan-binding domain-containing protein; the protein is MSVQILATLLWGTATVHAPAQTPQAYVATAPIRAAESDSVRIQRLRVLVEAAEKALEAEDEDGAEARSDEADVLTADWSLDLLKQPEVQGLLQRLKEVQDQLSEEEEPEPEPGLKAPEEVVSISGEELRAELELVRSAEQGATYDFPIDLNDKVLTWVSLFSTTKRGFMENALGRASQYMPMIRQVFAEEGIPSDLAYLAVIESGFRNEAKSRAKAVGMWQFIRSTGRIYGLSGNAWVEERRDPVKATRAAARYLKRLYEITGDWYLAASSYNAGPLTLDRAIQNLGTRNFWDLARSRWLRTETKNYIPELCAAILIGRNPERYGVHIVPLTPYTYETVNVASMTSLSVLARCANTDAATLKALNPELLRGSTPPGAYLLRVPPGKALECLRQLAKMPAGKRLDFQTYTIRKGDTPAKVAKRFKLTPEDLLEANDLAAKQFKPGKRILLPPPPVLALEDRDLGSTPERAKALGDRPLAPLPAAPREVDEPTPRVSAEPAAAAPVPASAVQIPVTTPQVQNPVPPANKPESNHAESVAAKPIAPEPTKEATVIRAKKGDTLARLARAHQVPLGELLRLNPEARKALHPGDEVRLPGSAPRLAKATAPAAATLHRVQKGETLASIARKYGVDPKDLKVWNRLKGDRILLGQKMRVTPP
- a CDS encoding SDR family oxidoreductase, which codes for MTAFRGAHVLITGAASGLGRLMALDAVQRGARVTLLDRDAKGLGLVCDEIQALKGDAEGFVVDLSSREAIQATCAEVLQSRGPVGILINNAGIVSGKPLLECSDEAIERTFQVNTLALFWMVRAFLPAMMAAGGGHVVTVASAAGLAGTSRLVDYSASKFAAVGFDESLRMELKRLGSPVRTTVVCPFFIDTGMFEGVKTRFAWLLPILKPDYVVRRVMGAIASNRARLILPRFVWTVPVVRALPPFLFDAVLSFFGVNRSMDEFVGRH
- a CDS encoding ABC-F family ATP-binding cassette domain-containing protein yields the protein MLASLNHVDLRFGPQEVLKDATWAIQEGECWGVIGRNGAGKSTVFKLLLGQLEADSGTVVRPTKERGIRMGHYAQDLVPETDGSVLEEALAAFGDVERLQHEMRELEHRMSEPGVALDDVMERYQRVTEAFEHLDGFSIRARAESILQSLGFSAADFERPVETLSGGQKSRVMLAKAILQGLDLLLLDEPTNHLDLPSLRWLEDFIQGTDATVAVISHDRYFLDKIATEILELELGRSRVYEGNYSEFMEKKEQELELLERHYEQQQAYIKNQEEYIRRNIAGQNTKQARGRRTHLAKLDRIQKPLRDGRKVKFTFPETQRGGDVALVLEKASVGWGGKPLYEPLEQLQIKRGQKVGIVGLNGTGKSTLLKAIAEEIPFITGQARLGSQVKLGYFDQHHKNLDPRNTVFQQIHGVNPQALKQDVLGFLAKFQFRGDEVDKPVTALSGGERARLSIATLIRQGVNLLLLDEPTNHMDIPSMEAMEDTILSFTGAAIVVTHDRYLLGRVADSLLRIHEGKAEFREGGYEDHQAWVDLDLGAEDEAGSAEPEAPAKKPASPQAKPSSAVKPQSQPPVKPVAIDKDKQRAIKRYEKQVAEAEAKVTELEAKLAAIQQEMAAMDPADWQAFSAKLDAQKALEADLAYAMSDWEAAQGALEEAQR